A genomic segment from Garra rufa chromosome 5, GarRuf1.0, whole genome shotgun sequence encodes:
- the cyb5d2 gene encoding neuferricin produces the protein MLKYLVALISMVLAVWTVPEWLTFPIYGNVVNVLESWLQQQVSNEPASGPGRMLSEDELSLYNGGKDSKGLYLAILGQVFDVEKGRKHYGPGGGYHFFTGKDASRAFITGDFTEAGLTSDVSDFTESQIVALYDWLSFYQKDYTPVGKLIGRFYTETGQPTDALLHVEAFLAEGLKKKAQAQSEMQLYPACNSEWSEASGGRVWCSTMSGGINRDWVGVPRMLFSPGSSHSRCVCIRLSDPIHTENRNLREYKDCPPHAESCRVTKD, from the exons ATGCTGAAATATTTAGTAGCTCTTATTTCAATGGTCCTGGCCGTATGGACTGTCCCGGAGTGGCTCACATTCCCGATCTACGGCAATGTGGTGAATGTACTGGAATCGTGGCTGCAGCAGCAGGTCAGTAATGAGCCAGCTTCTGGACCGGGTCGCATGCTGTCCGAAGATGAGCTGTCTTTATACAACGGAGGAAAGGACAGTAAAGGACTATACCTGGCGATCTTAGGACAGGTGTTTGATGTTGAAAAGGGGCGGAAACATTACGGCCCTGGCGGCGGTTATCATTTCTTTACAG GGAAAGACGCATCAAGGGCGTTCATTACAGGTGATTTCACAGAAGCTGGCTTAACTAGCGATGTCTCGGATTTCACTGAGTCACAGATTGTGGCTCTTTATGACTGGCTGTCATTTTATCAGAAGGACTACACTCCAGTTG GTAAACTAATAGGCCGATTCTACACAGAAACTGGGCAGCCCACTGATGCTTTGTTACATGTTGAGGCTTTCTTGGCTGAGGGGTTGAAGAAAAAGGCCCAGGCTCAGAGTGAGATGCAGCTGTACCCAGCCTGTAACTCAGAGTGGAGCGAAGCCAGTGGAGGACGGGTATGGTGCTCTACAATGAG tgGTGGCATTAATAGGGACTGGGTTGGAGTACCCAGGATGCTTTTCTCCCCTGGGTCTAGCCATTCCCGATGCGTGTGCATCCGACTGTCAGATCCAATTCACACTGAGAACCGAAACCTCAGAGAATACAAAGACTGTCCTCCTCATGCAGAGTCCTGCCGAGTTACAAAAGACTGA